The genomic region CATGGGACGCCGCCCACGTCCAGTTCGGCGAAGACCGCATCGCGGACACCCTACGAGAAACCCGCTCCCTGCCGGCCCGTACCATCGCGGATCGCCTGATCGCCGCCGTTGCCGCGCACGTAGGCGATGCCCCCCCAGTCGACGACATGACCCTCCTCGTTGTAAAAAGAGCGTCGTAAAAGTGCCTGACCACCGGGCGTTGCGGCACAGGGTTTGCCAATGTTACCCGCAATTACGCTACGCTTTCGACGGGCCCCTGCGGCCTCGGGGGCTCCGATCCGTGAAATCGCGCCCGACACCCACGAATCGCTCCGAAACCTGGCCGGACTGCAATGATAGCATCCGTAGGCCCGGGGATTGTCGCTTTGGATATTATTGATACATGAGCATCACTATCGATCAAAAATCGCAGGTCATCGACCTCATCCGCCGCAAATACCCGGAGTGGGATTCGTTTGAACACCGCCCATTCCTCCGAGACGAAATCAACACCCGGCGTCTGACGGTAAAAAAAGCGACGGCCCTGCTGAGCGAGAGCACCCTCGCCCACATGCTCGTCACCCGCGAAACCGAAGCGTTCATCGATCGGCTAGAACGCCTCGGTAAGGCAACCAACCTGCTCGACCGCCCCGGCACCGAACATGGGGATCTCGAAATCCTCTACGTGCCCACGCTAGACAAGCCGGTGTTCTGCGCCCAGATCTACCACCTGCTCCACGGCACGGAGTCCGCCCAGGAGCGTCTGGGGGCGTATCTCCGCTATGTGGAGGACCACGAACTGCCGAACAGCTGGACCTTTCCGACCTACCTGCTCTTTTTCTCGAATCCGCGCACCGACTTCTTCGTGGAGCCCCAGCCGACCGAGTGGTTCCTCAAGTATATCGGGCTCTCTCCCTACCTCGGCAAACCGTCGCCCGAGACGTACGTCGCGGTGAAGGAGTTTGCGCACGGGTTGAAACATGCGCTGGCTGAATACCGCCCGCATGACATGCTTGACATTCAAAGCCTGATCCGTGTCTGCGCCGCGATGAGCCAGCCGGCAAGCCGGCCTGCGCCGGCGGTCGCCGCCGGCGAACCGCCCGCCCCGGAGCCCGTGGAGTTATGGACAGAGCAGGAGACGGAGGATGCGGACGCCACGGTGCTCCACCCCTCCACTCCACTCGCCCAGGCGGCGCCCACGCGTACCAGCGAACCGCAGCCGACGCTACCGAACGGAAATCGGCCGGCAACGCCGCTCGACCAGCATTACCGGACGTTCCTCGAGACGTTTATGACGTCTCCCAACGGCATCGCCATGGCGGCGGCTTTCGCCCGGGCGCGCGAACAGGCGGAGCAACACTTCGCGCATGTCGTCGCTGAACACGAACTCGGCGAAATCGTCACCGAACGGGTGTTCCTCCATTTGCTCCCACACGCCGACCGCCGGGAGCATGTCGCCAGTGGCGCCTGGGTCCATCCGATGCCGGCCATGGACGACGCCCTCAACGGCCTCGCTCGTCTGTCGTCGGTGGAACGCGAACAGGCCGCCATCGCGCTCCTCGAACTCACGCGGCAGTGTGTGTACAACCCCCGCACCATCACCTCGTATATCGAACGGTTCAGGCTCCACGCGCAGGCCGCTCCGTTCCAGAGCCGGCATGTGTCGCCGATGCTGCACGCCCTCAAGCCGGGCTCGTTCCTCCTCGCCACGGAGGACACGGTATCGACAATCAATTTTTTTAGCGGAACCAGCTATACCGGCCAGATTGAACACTACCCGGACATCAACGACGCCGGCCAGGCCCTCGTCCGTTATCTCCACTCCGGCGCCAATGCCTTCGGCTTCAAGAGCATCCAGAACACCGATCTCTTTGCCATCTTCTGCTCGTGGTTCATCGCCCATCACGGCCCGCGTAAAGCGGGGCCCAAAAAGAACATCGACCTCCCGGCAGTCGACACCCCGCTGTCCGGCGACGGCGGTCCGATGCGGCAGGAGCCTGCCGTTGACGCGCTAACCCAACACGCGGCCCCGAACGGACCGGAAGACACACGCCCCGAACCGGAGGCGCCGGCCGTCGATCACGCCCAACGTGACGAACCCGAACCCCCCGCTGGGCCGCCACCGATGCAGACGGTCGATACCCTCGACGAGACCGAAATCATCGTAGAAATTGACTCACCCGCAGACGACTGGACGATGCCCGTCACGCCGTCCATCGCAGACGAACCGGCCTCTACAGAGTCGTCCGCGGCAGAGTGGACTACACCCGACGTGCGTCCCGTCGAAACCGAAGGGACGGCGCTCAGGCGGGAAGACGACGAGGCGGATCCGGAACCCACGTCTATCGAACGGTCCGAGCCCGAACAGCATGCCGAAGGCTCTAGCGATGGTTCATGGACAAACGACCTCCTCGCCGAAGCCCAGGCCATCGACGAACAGGCGCCACCGCCCCTGACGGAGAGCGATGCGCAGGCCCTCGCCGAAGAGGCGCGCGCCATCGATCGACTGCTTGAAGCCAATGCTGCCGGCCACGACGCCGCCACGCCCGAAGGATATCAAGCGGGTTTCGAAGCGGGCTTCGATGCCGACTTCGATGCGGGGTACGACACGGGGTATGAGGTCGACTTCGGATCGACATTCGATGCGGGCCAGGACGACCCGCACGATGCGCATGATGACGACTTCGGCTTCGGCGATGCGGCCAGCGCCGGCGTCGACGATATCCCCGAGGTGCTGCGCACGATGAACAGCGCCACACCGTCCATCGAATCCGCACCTACGGATCCTGCCGGCGACTCGGCCAGTCAGTTGGCCGACATCGAACCGCCCGTTACGGAAATCGACGTCGAAATGGTCGCCGAAAGGGAGCCCGAATCGGTTGCCGAATTGATTGACGACACGCTTTACGCATCGGTCACCCAATCGAACGAGGGTCCGGTGGAAGACGTCGTGCCTGAGTCCGCCACCGCCCTGGATTCCGAATCGGTGTCGGATGCGGTGTCGGATGCGGTGTCGGATGCAGCTTCGGAAACGGTGCTGGAAAAGGTCGCCGAACCGATCTATCTCCCTCATACGTACGTCGACGACACGGACGATCTCGACACGGACGACGCGGAGGTTGTCACCGTGCTCGACCCGATCATCGAAACCGTACTCGAACCCCTCACGCCGCCGGCCGACGCATCCGTAGAGGAGCCGGCCGAGGTCGAACGCTACGACCTCACGCCGCCGGTCATCCTGCCCGACCCTCTGGTGGAATGCGCCGAGATGACGGGCTACAGCGTCGCCGAACTGCGGGGTTGGATCGCGACAATTCGCCGGAAGAGACAGGTGATCATCAGCGGACCTCCGGGCGCCGGCAAGACCTATCTCGCGCGCCATCTGGCCCGCGTGTTGGCTGAATCCGGCGACGGGTTTGCAGAAACCGTCCAGTTTCACCCCAGCTACGGGTACGAGGACTTTGTCGGGCCGTTCACTGGTGCCGGGAACGACGCATCCCTGCCGGTCCTGGGGCGCTTCCCGCTCTTCTGCGAACGCGTGGCTCGGCGCTCGGGGGACTGTGTGATGGTGATCGACGAGATCAACCGCGCCGACCTGAGCCGTGTCTTCGGAGAGCTGGTATACCTGCTCGAATACCGCGACGACACGATCACGCTGGCGGCCGGCGCCACCCTCCGTGTCCCCGAAAACGCCCTCGTGATTGGCACGATGAACGCGCTGGCGGGGCCGGCGATCGACCCGATCGTGCACCGGCGATTCGCCTTCATCGACCTCCCCCCACGGCTGGATGTGCTCGAGCGGTACCTCACCCGCACCGGCTTCCCGGCCGGCCCGCTGGTCGCCATGCTCGAACGACTGAACAGCGAGATCGCCGACCCGGACCGCAAGCTGGGTATCTCCAGCTTCATGCGTACGGATCTGGCCGACCATCTCGAAGCCATCTGGCGGACGGAAGTCGAGCCGGCGCTGGAGGCCAGCTTCTACGGCCGGCCTGAACGGCTGGCGGCCTATCGCTGGGAACGGGTCAGCGATAGCCTATAACGTCTCGGATACCCGAGCAGCCGGCGCCGGCTGACCGCCTGTTCTCCCCCATGTGCCGTCTCCTTCGTCGCGAAAAAATACGAGAAAGATGACCAGGATGGCCACCGCGATCACGCCGGGGATCATCCAGAACGTGACCCACCCCGTCATGTCCGTCAGTTCGCCGATGAACAACCGGTTGAACATGATGCCCGAGATCTGCGCACCGATCATCATCCCGACGCCGGACCGCATCATGACCAGCAGCCCCTGCGCCTGACCGCGCTTTTCGGGGGTCACCTGGCGGTTAACGAAGATCTCGCCGGCGATGTAGACGAAGTCGAAGCAGATGCCGTGCAACAGGATTCCGGCGAGGATAAACGCGTAGCTGCCGGCGTGGTAAGCGGCGAGCGACATCAATGCGAACCGAAACAACCACGCCACGAACCCCACCACCATCATCCGCTTCACGCCCAGCCGTACAAGCACCCACGGCATAAAAAGCATGAAGAGGACCTCGCTCACCTGGCCAAAGGACATCTGAAAGCCCGGGTTCTCCACGCCCGCGGCGTTGACAAACACCGGCGCATAGGCATAGTAGGTGGACAGCGGAATCGAGATGAGCAGTTCGCAGAGCACGAACACCAGAAACGGCCGGCGCTTGAGCAAATCAAACGCGTCCAGCCCGAGGCGCTGCCGCCACGTCACATCGACCCGTGATCCCTTGGGAGGCGTGTGCGGCAACGTAAAACAATAAAGCCCCATAGCGACGGCCGTGCCCCCGGCCAGATACATCGGGATGGGCGTCTCGTCGGCCCCGAGCACCAGGCTCACCAGCACGCCGGCGATGATCCACCCCATCGACCCGAACACCCGAATGAGCGGATAGAGGCGCTCCGAGTCCGACACGTGATGGAAGATGAGCGCGTTGGCCAGGCCGGGCGTGGGGAAGAAGCAGAAGGTGTGGACGAACAACAACCCGATAAATGCCGGCGCCGAGGACCCGCCCACCAGCGCTGCCCCGAGCATAGCCGCGCCCCCGACGAGGTTGAGCACCGCCAGCACCCGTTCGGTGGCCACGTAGCGATCCGCCAGGTTGCCTAGCACGAAGGGGGAGATGAGCGCCGAAACCGGCCCGACCGTGTAGGCCCAGTGGATGACGTGCGAAAGCCCGTTCGCCGCCATGTAGTTGCCCACCGTGACGTACCACGCGCCCCAGATGAAGAACTGTAGAAACATCATCAGGCTGAGCCTGGCGGGTACGAAGGACTGCAAAATTGGAGACCTCGGCATCGTTATATTGGGGCCGGCCAGAACCGCCGTCAAGAAGCTGCGCGGAATGCCGCCGCTAAACCGGCTCGAAAAGTAAGGCGACCGCTCAGACCGCCCAAATGCCTCGCATGAAAATCACGCTCGCCTACGGACGCACCGGGTTGGAGATCGACCTCCCCGCGTCGACCGATGTGCTCCGCGCCAGCCCGGTCGCCGGCCTTGCCGATGAGCCGGCCGCCCTCCGCGCCGCACTGCGCGAACCCATCGGCTCCGCCCCTCTCGTCGCCCGCGTACGCCGGGGGGATCGCGTGGTGGTCACTCACAGCGACATCACCCGCCCTGTCCCCAACGACCGGATCCTGCCCGTGGTGCTTGAAGAACTGGCGTCCGCCGGCGTCCGCCGTGAGGACATCACCCTCCTCAACGCGCTCGGCACCCACCGGCAACAGACCGAGGCCGAACTCCGCGCCATGCTCGGCGACGGCATCGTGGACCGCTACCGCTGCGCCCAGCACAACGCCTTCGACGACGCCGGCCTCGTGCCGGTGGGCGTCACCGTCCGCGGCAACCCGGTCCGCCTCAACCGGACGATGATGGAGGCTGACTTTCGCGTCTACACCGGCTTCATCGAGCCCCACTTTTTCGCCGGCTTCAGCGGTGGTCCGAAGGCCGTGCTGCCGGCGCTGGCCGGGCAGGAAAGCGTACTGTCGAACCACGGTCGCGACATGATCGCCCACCCCAACGCCACCTGGGGCGTCATCGACGGCAACCCGATCTGGGAGGAGATGCGCGAGGCCGCGCTGATGACGATGCCGGCATTCCTGGTGAATGTCGCCATCAACCCGGCGCATGACATCACGGGTGTCTTCGCCGGCGAGCTATTGGAGGCCCACGCCGCCGGCCGGGCTTTTGTGCGAGACCATGTCATGGTGGGCGTAGATGCACCCTACGACGTTGTAGTTGTGAGCAACAGCGGCTATCCGCTCGACCAGAACCTGTACCAGACGGTGAAAGGCATGAGCGCCGCCAACCGCATCGTACGTGAAGGGGGCGCGATCATCATGTGCGCCGCCTGCCAGGACGGCTTACCGGACCACGGACGATACGCCGCGCTGCTGGCCGAAGCCGGCTCGCCGCAGGCGGTGCTTGACATGCTGGCGCGCCCGGGCTTCGGCGAGCAGGACCAGTGGCAGGTGCAGGTCCAGGCCCAGGTCCAGCTCCGCGCCGAGGTCTTCGTGTACAGCGAGGGGTTGTCGGACGACCAGATCCGCCGCGCCCTATTCACGCCTTGCCGGGATGTCGGACGGACGGTGGCGGAATTGATCGAAAGGTATGGCCCCGACGCCCGGATTTGCGCTATGCCCGACGGGCCGGCGACGGTGGCGTATGTTCGATGAACGGGTTCATGACCACACCGACGATACACCCCGACAGTATCCAACAAAAATGCCCACACCCAGCGCCCGAATCCTCTGCCTCTGGTCCGGCCCGCGTAATGTGTCGACGGCGCTGATGTACGCGTTCCGCCAGCGACCGGACACCCGTGTGGTCGACGAACCGCTGTATGCCCACTACCTGCGCGTCTCGAAAGCCGAACATCCCGGCGGAAACGACGTGCTCGCCGGCATGGATAACGACGGGGAACGCGTGATCCAGGAAGTCGTGTACGGCGCCTACGACCGCCCGAACGCCTTCCTCAAACACATGGCCCACCACCTGGTGGAGCTGGATCTCGGGTTTCTGGACCACACGACGAACATCATGCTCGTCCGCGACCCCGCGCAGATGCTGCCTTCGTTGATCAACCAGATCCCGGAGCCGACGCTGCGCGACACCGGCCTCGGACGGCAGACGGCGTTGCTGGACGACCTGCTGGCCCGGGGCCAGGAGCCAGCCATCCTTGAAGCGCGCGAATTGCTGCTGGATCCCCGCGGCGTCCTCCAGGCGCTCTGCCGGCAGATCGGCCTCCCGTTTATCGAGGAGATGCTCGCCTGGCCGGCAGGACCCAAACCCGAAGACGGTGTCTGGGCGCCCCACTGGTACCATAACGTCCACCAATCCACTACCTTTGCGCCGTACAGCGAAAAAAGCGACCCTTTCCCGGCCCGACTGAAACCCCTGCTGGACGAATGCCGGCCGCATTACGAACGCCTCCTGGCCCGCGCCATACGACCCTGAATCCCCATATGCCAACCATACCCGATCCCCGTAACGAACACATCTTCATCTACGTCGGCGACCGCCTGTACCCTCGCGAGGAGGCGAAGGTCTCCGTGTTCGACAGCTCCGTCCAGGGCGGCGACGCCGTCTGGGAGGGCCTGCGCGTGTACGACGGTAGGATTTCAGAGCTCGACGCCCACCTCGACCGCCTGTTTGCCTCGGCGCACGCGATGGCGTTTACACAGGTCCCTTCCCGCGACCAGGTGAAGCAGGCGCTGTTTGATACCCTCAAGGCCAACGGCATGCGCGACGGCGCGCACATTCGGATGACGCTCACGCGGGGGAAGAAGGTGACCTCCGGCATGAGCCCGACAAACAACCCGTACGGCCCGACACTGATCGTCCTGGCCGAGTGGAAGCCGCCCGTGTACAGTTCCGCCGGCATCCGGCTCATCACCTCGTCGATCCGCCGCAACAGCCCGTCGAGCATCGACTCGAAGATCCACCACAACAACCTCATTAATAACATCCTCGCGAAAATCGAAGCCAACTTCGCCGGCGTCGACGACGCCGTCATGCTCGATCTCTATGGGTTCGTCTCCGAGACCAACGCGACGAACATCTTTATCGTCAAAAAAGGTGTCGTCCTCACCCCCAACCCGGACGCCTGTCTGCCCGGCATCACGCGGGCGTTGGTGCTGGACCTGTGCCGGCTCAACGACATCCCCGCCCGCGAAAAAAACATCTCGATGACGGAGGTTTACACAGCCGATGAGATGTTCACCACAGGTTCGATGGGCGAGCTCACGCCAGTGCTGGAGGTGGATGGCCGGCGCATCGGCGCGGGCGACGTGGGCCCCATGACCCGCCGGCTCCAGCAACTCCATGCTACCTGGGTGCGCTCCCACGGCGAGCCGCTGCCGCCGTTTTGAGTAACGGTTACGATCGATACCGCCAGTCGGATGAGCCCGCCGGCATCGAAAGGATGTGATTCGAGTGCGCCCACCGGTCGCAATTGCGGAAACACGTCCCTACTTTGCGCCACCGGTTCATCCCACATTCACCCGGATCGTTCAGACCCATGGCCCGAATCTACGCGCTGCTCGCCGGCATCAACGACTATTCGCAGAATGCCGCCGTCAACCTGAAAGGGTGTCTCGACGACATCGCCTTCTACGAGGATCTCCTCAAAACCAACTACCCGAACGAGCTCGCGCTCGTCAAGCTGACCGATGCCGACGCCACGCGCGAGAACCTGATCGACCAGTTCCGAAAGCACCTCGGCCAGGCCGGCAAGGACGACGTGGCGCTCCTGGTGTACGCCGGCCACGGCGCCCGCTGGAAAGCCGCCGGCGCGTTCACGACCTATTTCCCGGACGGGTACGACGAGGGATTCGTCTGTTACAACAGCCGCAGCAAACCCGACGCGTACGACCTGGGCGACAAGGAAATCGCGCTCCTGCTCAAGGAGGTCGAGCGCAACAACCCCCACATCGCCGTCATCCTGGACTGCTGCCATTCCGGCTCAGCCACCCGCGGCGCCGCCGAGGTGGAGGGCGCCCTCATCCGCGCCACGCTGACGATGGAGGACGAACGGCCGCTAGAGTCCTACCTGCACAGCGACACCCTCCGTATCGAATACGCCGGCGCGCTCAAGCGCGGCGAGCTGGCGATCCCCAAGACCAAACACATTCTGCTGGCCGCCTGCGACCGCACGCAGTCCGCCCACGAGGAAAAACGGCGCGGGCTCTTCTCCTATTCGCTCCAGCAGGTATTTACGCAGCATGGGGTCGACCTCAGCTACGCCGAACTCTTCTCCCGCACCCGCGCGACGATGCGCGACCAGAAAAAGCAAGATCCTCAGTTCGAGACGTACGACCACTTCAATGCCTACACGACTTTCCTCGGCTCGAAAGTGATGCGTCAGAAGCGGCACCTCGTCTTTTTTGACACGCGCGACCAGGCCTGGATGGTGGAGTGCGGAGCCGTGCACAACCTGCCGAGCGACGCCGATAAGCCGGCCGAGCTGACGCTTTACAACGACGCCGGCAAGGTCGTCGGCCAGACACGCACTACGCAGGTCGGCATCCAGAAAAGCGCCATTGCCATGCCGGCGGCGCTGGCCGGCAATCCCGCCGCTCAGTTCAAAGCCTCGATCACCAGCCTGCCCATCCCCCCGGAGCCCGTATACATCGAAGGCCCGAAGGCGCAGGTCGCCGCCCTGAAAAAAGCACTCGACCCGTCGATCGGCGCCACGTTCGTCGATGCCGCGGAAGGCACACGGTACATGATCACGGCCCGTGACGGCGAATACCGCCTCATCCAGCGGGATACCGGCCTGTTTGTCCAGGGCGTAAAGGGGTATGGCGAAGCCGGCGCGATGCTAACGGCCGTGCTCCAGCCGGTCATCCAGTGGGAACGCGCTCTCCGGCTGCACAACACCAGCACCCGTCTTGACACCTCGAAGGTAGAGATCCGGTATGCAGACGGACCCGAGCAGGGCGCGAATGTCTACGAGATCGGCCTCACCGATGCCGCCGGCCGGCCATTTCCCGACAAGAAGGAGCGGGTGCTCGAAATCGGCCAGTCCAACAAACTGTACAATGACAACGAGGTGGTGGTCACCTACAAGGCTCCGGACGGCGTCGACGACGAATCGTACGACATCCCCACCCGCTTCCTCATCCGCAACCGCACCAGCCAGCCGCTGTACGCTCTGCTGCTTTATTTCTCGCGGGAGTTCAAGATCCGGCAGAACGCCAACGAGCCCATCCCACCGGGCCAGGAGTTTTCCGTGCTCGACCAGGGATCGCTCTTCCTGGACGCCGGCCTGAACGAAGAAACCGTCTGGTACAAACTCATCGTGAGTACGGAGCGAATCGACGACCAGCTGCTGACGATGGACGGGTTCGAGCTGGGCAACTACCTCGTCGCCACACGCGGCGAGCGCCGGCACGAGGACAAAAAGCTCGAACCGACCAACGACTGGTTCACGAAGACCTGGCGCGTTAAGATCGTCCGCCAGAACAAGGCCGTCGGCGAGGCGCCGGTGCCGGTGGAGGCGCTCAAGCTGACGATCGACCCGCACCCGTCGATCAAAGCAAAAGTGAACACTACCGCGGTGTCCACGGGCACTCGCGGCGCCACGAGTGATGGGGCTTATTATGACGTCCTCGAGCGCGCCGGCCTGAGCTTATTCTCTCCCGGCCGCACCCGGGGTGATGCCGCGCCGGCGCATGTGCTGGAATTGACCGACATCGATGGGGACGCTGGCCTGGCCGAGAACCCGCTCATGATGACGATGCAGGCGGACCTCGACGAAAACGAGGTGCTCCTCCCGCTGGCGTTCGACGGCGAGCAGTTCGTCCTCGTGGGGGACTCCGAGCGTACCCCCGACGGCGCGGCCCGCATCCGGATCGACGAGATCCCGGAGGCCACCACCAACCGCCGCAGCCTGGGGAAGGCGCTCAAGCTCTACTTCTTCAAGGCGTATCTGGCGCGCGACGTCGCAAACATCAACAGGCTGGGCTGGGTGAAGACGACCGCCGATGGGCTTGAGATCATCCCGAAAGGCGCCAAAACGCAGGTCCAGGAGGCGAAAAATATCCTGCTGGTCATCCACGGCATCATCGGCGACACGAAGACGATCGTCCCCGGCCTTGCCGACATCGCCGGCGGGCTACAGACGAAGTTCGACACGATCCTCACGTACGACTACGAGAACCTCAACACCCCGATCGAGGAGACCGCCCTCACGCTGAAAAAGCAGCTTGAGGATGCCGGTTTCGGCCCGGACGACGGGAAGAAACTGACGATCCTGGCCCACTCGATGGGCGGCCTCGTGTCACGCTGTTTCATCGAGCGGTTGGGTGGGCACACGTTTGTCGACCACCTCGTGATGGCCGGCACCCCGAATGGTGGATCGCCGTTTGGCGAGTTCGGGCAGGCGCGGGAGGCGATGAAGCGGGTGACCGGACTCGTCGTCAACTTCGTGCCATCCGTCATTCCGTTCCTGGGCTCCTTCGTCAACAGCCTGCACAACGTGCTGGAGGGCAGCGAACAGATCACCCCGACCCTCGAGCAGATGAACCCGTCGTCCACCTTCCTCGCCCTCCTCAACGACGCCAGCGCCAACCCGGGCATCCGGTATTCGATCGTCGCCGGCGACATGGGCCAGGTTTCGGAAACCGAGCAGCGTGGGTTCTTGAAGAAATTCCTGGTGAAGGTGGGCCATAGCAAGACGGCCAGCGCCCTGTTCGACGGTGCGCCGAACGACATCGCCGTAAGCGTGGCGAGCATCAAACAGGTGAGCGCCACGCGTACGCCCGCGCCCGTCATCCGCGATGCGCCGTGTCACCACCTGAGTTACTTCAACTCCGAGGCCGGCGTCAGGGTGTTGAGCCAGGTGGAATGGTGAGCGTGGAGCGTAGGACGACGCGATAGGCCGGCCGGTACACCCGCTCGTACGTTTCCGAGTGGTGGGCGGCCGGGTAGTCGCGCGCGCGCTGTTCCTCGAGAAGCGCGGCGAGGGCGTCGGCGTTCAGCCACACGTCTCCGCGCTTGGCCATGAAGGCGAGCTGTCCCATGTATTCCTCGAGGTGAGCGGTCGACGGGCGGAAGGAGGCCCAGGAGACGGTCATCATGCGGTAGACCTCGGCCGGCGTGCCGCCCGCCGCCTTGTACGGCCGCAAGTTCAGCCGTACCATCTGGCTATCCGGAGAGATGAATTCAACCATCGCCTCGCTCGGCCGAACGCGGTCCAGTGCGTTCCATTCGTGAAGCAGGTAGTTATAGATGGCGCTGCTGTCGGCGCCGAGGTGGGCGCTGCCCATGGCGGCCTGGTGAAGGAGCTTGTACCAGTCCCGCACCTGCATCTGAGGATACCGCTGGGATTGATCGGCGATTACGGAGGAGATCGCGGGCGGATCGAAACGTAGACAGGCGGCTGTGGCGAGCGCCACAAACCACAGTGGGCTGTATCGAACGATGGCCGATACGGTGCGAAACGAATAGGATCGATGTGTCACGTCGGCTCCGGTTGATGGCAACAGAAACAGGCAGCCTGGCGAGGATATGGGCTTCTGTACTTCCTGTGCGGGGCGATGATCCGCCCTGCACTCCTAGCATTGTCGTCGCAGTCGGTGGATTCTAAACGATCGTGACACAAAGGACATAGTCGATAGTGCGGTACGCGACGTTTTCGCCGTGGCGCTCCGCATGTTCCGACTCGGTAGAGACGCTCCTCTGGAACGTCTCAGCAAGGTTTCCGAATTCCAAACACCAAAAGAAC from Rhodothermales bacterium harbors:
- a CDS encoding AAA family ATPase — protein: MSITIDQKSQVIDLIRRKYPEWDSFEHRPFLRDEINTRRLTVKKATALLSESTLAHMLVTRETEAFIDRLERLGKATNLLDRPGTEHGDLEILYVPTLDKPVFCAQIYHLLHGTESAQERLGAYLRYVEDHELPNSWTFPTYLLFFSNPRTDFFVEPQPTEWFLKYIGLSPYLGKPSPETYVAVKEFAHGLKHALAEYRPHDMLDIQSLIRVCAAMSQPASRPAPAVAAGEPPAPEPVELWTEQETEDADATVLHPSTPLAQAAPTRTSEPQPTLPNGNRPATPLDQHYRTFLETFMTSPNGIAMAAAFARAREQAEQHFAHVVAEHELGEIVTERVFLHLLPHADRREHVASGAWVHPMPAMDDALNGLARLSSVEREQAAIALLELTRQCVYNPRTITSYIERFRLHAQAAPFQSRHVSPMLHALKPGSFLLATEDTVSTINFFSGTSYTGQIEHYPDINDAGQALVRYLHSGANAFGFKSIQNTDLFAIFCSWFIAHHGPRKAGPKKNIDLPAVDTPLSGDGGPMRQEPAVDALTQHAAPNGPEDTRPEPEAPAVDHAQRDEPEPPAGPPPMQTVDTLDETEIIVEIDSPADDWTMPVTPSIADEPASTESSAAEWTTPDVRPVETEGTALRREDDEADPEPTSIERSEPEQHAEGSSDGSWTNDLLAEAQAIDEQAPPPLTESDAQALAEEARAIDRLLEANAAGHDAATPEGYQAGFEAGFDADFDAGYDTGYEVDFGSTFDAGQDDPHDAHDDDFGFGDAASAGVDDIPEVLRTMNSATPSIESAPTDPAGDSASQLADIEPPVTEIDVEMVAEREPESVAELIDDTLYASVTQSNEGPVEDVVPESATALDSESVSDAVSDAVSDAASETVLEKVAEPIYLPHTYVDDTDDLDTDDAEVVTVLDPIIETVLEPLTPPADASVEEPAEVERYDLTPPVILPDPLVECAEMTGYSVAELRGWIATIRRKRQVIISGPPGAGKTYLARHLARVLAESGDGFAETVQFHPSYGYEDFVGPFTGAGNDASLPVLGRFPLFCERVARRSGDCVMVIDEINRADLSRVFGELVYLLEYRDDTITLAAGATLRVPENALVIGTMNALAGPAIDPIVHRRFAFIDLPPRLDVLERYLTRTGFPAGPLVAMLERLNSEIADPDRKLGISSFMRTDLADHLEAIWRTEVEPALEASFYGRPERLAAYRWERVSDSL
- a CDS encoding MFS transporter, translating into MPRSPILQSFVPARLSLMMFLQFFIWGAWYVTVGNYMAANGLSHVIHWAYTVGPVSALISPFVLGNLADRYVATERVLAVLNLVGGAAMLGAALVGGSSAPAFIGLLFVHTFCFFPTPGLANALIFHHVSDSERLYPLIRVFGSMGWIIAGVLVSLVLGADETPIPMYLAGGTAVAMGLYCFTLPHTPPKGSRVDVTWRQRLGLDAFDLLKRRPFLVFVLCELLISIPLSTYYAYAPVFVNAAGVENPGFQMSFGQVSEVLFMLFMPWVLVRLGVKRMMVVGFVAWLFRFALMSLAAYHAGSYAFILAGILLHGICFDFVYIAGEIFVNRQVTPEKRGQAQGLLVMMRSGVGMMIGAQISGIMFNRLFIGELTDMTGWVTFWMIPGVIAVAILVIFLVFFRDEGDGTWGRTGGQPAPAARVSETL
- the larA gene encoding nickel-dependent lactate racemase — encoded protein: MKITLAYGRTGLEIDLPASTDVLRASPVAGLADEPAALRAALREPIGSAPLVARVRRGDRVVVTHSDITRPVPNDRILPVVLEELASAGVRREDITLLNALGTHRQQTEAELRAMLGDGIVDRYRCAQHNAFDDAGLVPVGVTVRGNPVRLNRTMMEADFRVYTGFIEPHFFAGFSGGPKAVLPALAGQESVLSNHGRDMIAHPNATWGVIDGNPIWEEMREAALMTMPAFLVNVAINPAHDITGVFAGELLEAHAAGRAFVRDHVMVGVDAPYDVVVVSNSGYPLDQNLYQTVKGMSAANRIVREGGAIIMCAACQDGLPDHGRYAALLAEAGSPQAVLDMLARPGFGEQDQWQVQVQAQVQLRAEVFVYSEGLSDDQIRRALFTPCRDVGRTVAELIERYGPDARICAMPDGPATVAYVR
- a CDS encoding aminotransferase class IV, with translation MPTIPDPRNEHIFIYVGDRLYPREEAKVSVFDSSVQGGDAVWEGLRVYDGRISELDAHLDRLFASAHAMAFTQVPSRDQVKQALFDTLKANGMRDGAHIRMTLTRGKKVTSGMSPTNNPYGPTLIVLAEWKPPVYSSAGIRLITSSIRRNSPSSIDSKIHHNNLINNILAKIEANFAGVDDAVMLDLYGFVSETNATNIFIVKKGVVLTPNPDACLPGITRALVLDLCRLNDIPAREKNISMTEVYTADEMFTTGSMGELTPVLEVDGRRIGAGDVGPMTRRLQQLHATWVRSHGEPLPPF